One region of Cerasicoccus sp. TK19100 genomic DNA includes:
- a CDS encoding sensor histidine kinase, which translates to MCIAEPSLNWSAKSSPSVLALIMAGSYILLSGFYIVVSTLAVSDAFDASEGALLVELTKGLLFILVTGVGIFLGSRYLMGMIARQCVEIEKQRRSIEALDKRASVGLLASAIGHDANNLLTAARMSVDLMKRGLDPDRLSALMNTVEEALNELMELNRRLVRGGHADQPGELKVRCLKNESERVIQFIDNDHPISRLKIEFISKGDVSVPINRHLYFQVLLNLLLNVSRHAGEYSTVRISTLDCDQAVCVLVEDNGPGVPAPKREMIFTPYYSEHPEGSGLGLASVRAVMRMHGGDICCEESCLGGAKFVLNFPREASKPEQAAV; encoded by the coding sequence GTGTGCATCGCCGAACCATCTCTTAACTGGAGTGCCAAGAGCAGCCCTTCTGTCTTGGCGCTTATCATGGCTGGAAGCTATATATTGCTCTCCGGCTTCTACATTGTTGTTTCCACGCTGGCGGTATCGGATGCGTTTGACGCCAGTGAAGGCGCTTTGCTGGTTGAGCTAACGAAAGGCTTGTTGTTTATTTTGGTAACGGGGGTAGGGATTTTTTTGGGGAGCCGTTATTTGATGGGAATGATCGCCCGCCAATGTGTGGAGATTGAGAAGCAGCGACGCTCCATTGAGGCCTTGGATAAGCGCGCATCGGTGGGCTTGCTGGCCAGCGCGATCGGCCACGACGCCAATAATTTGCTAACTGCCGCCCGCATGTCGGTGGACTTGATGAAGCGCGGGTTGGACCCCGACCGGTTGTCTGCCTTGATGAATACCGTTGAGGAAGCGCTGAATGAACTGATGGAGCTGAATCGCAGGCTGGTGCGCGGTGGTCATGCCGATCAGCCGGGAGAGCTCAAAGTGCGCTGCCTGAAAAATGAGTCGGAGCGCGTCATTCAATTCATCGACAATGATCACCCTATCTCGCGATTGAAGATTGAGTTTATTAGCAAAGGGGATGTGTCGGTGCCGATCAACCGGCACCTTTATTTTCAGGTGTTGCTCAACTTGCTCCTCAACGTGTCGCGCCATGCGGGCGAGTATTCGACTGTTCGGATCAGTACCCTCGATTGCGACCAAGCTGTCTGCGTGTTGGTGGAAGACAATGGGCCCGGCGTGCCGGCACCAAAGCGGGAGATGATTTTCACGCCGTATTATTCGGAGCACCCGGAAGGTTCCGGTCTGGGCTTGGCTTCCGTGCGCGCGGTGATGCGCATGCACGGCGGCGATATTTGTTGTGAGGAGTCCTGCCTGGGTGGCGCGAAATTTGTTTTAAACTTCCCCAGAGAAGCTTCAAAGCCTGAGCAGGCCGCTGTGTAG
- the galE gene encoding UDP-glucose 4-epimerase GalE codes for MKVLVVGGAGYIGSHCVRQLIAAGHEPVVLDNLVYGHKGALQPEVPFFQGDLGDKAFVGQLLKQESIELVMHFAAYCYVGESVTEPFKYYENNVVATLRLLEAMHEAGVNKFVFSSTCATYGVPEKLPMTEDLPQAPINPYGQTKLDVENILKALSHAYGLSFAAFRYFNAAGASVDGSIGEDHQPETHLIPLIIDAAVGKRENIKIFGTDYDTPDGTCLRDYVHVDDLSRAHIAVFDKLSEPGQSFFYNLGTGTPNSVREVITAVERVTGKTVPVVEDVRRPGDPPALFADSSKAKTELGWTVEFDTIDKIVETAWRWHSAHPRGYED; via the coding sequence ATGAAAGTTTTGGTCGTTGGAGGCGCTGGATACATCGGCAGTCACTGCGTCCGTCAGCTTATTGCGGCGGGCCACGAACCGGTTGTCCTGGACAATCTTGTTTACGGGCACAAGGGCGCTCTGCAGCCGGAGGTTCCCTTTTTCCAAGGTGACCTGGGCGACAAAGCATTCGTTGGCCAACTGCTCAAGCAGGAGTCGATTGAGCTGGTCATGCACTTCGCGGCCTACTGCTATGTGGGCGAGTCCGTCACTGAGCCTTTCAAATACTACGAGAATAACGTCGTCGCCACGCTGCGCCTGTTGGAGGCCATGCACGAGGCAGGCGTTAACAAGTTCGTCTTCTCCTCGACATGTGCCACCTATGGCGTGCCGGAGAAGCTCCCGATGACCGAGGACCTGCCGCAGGCACCGATCAACCCCTACGGCCAGACCAAGCTCGATGTGGAAAACATCCTGAAGGCGCTCAGCCATGCCTACGGTTTGTCGTTTGCCGCGTTCCGCTACTTCAATGCTGCGGGTGCCTCGGTAGATGGCTCCATTGGCGAAGACCACCAGCCGGAAACCCACCTGATCCCGCTGATCATCGACGCAGCCGTCGGCAAGCGTGAGAACATCAAAATTTTCGGCACGGACTACGATACGCCCGATGGCACTTGCCTGCGCGACTATGTCCATGTGGACGACCTGTCCCGTGCGCACATTGCGGTGTTCGACAAGCTCAGCGAGCCCGGCCAATCCTTTTTCTACAACCTCGGCACCGGCACGCCCAACTCCGTTCGCGAAGTCATCACGGCGGTGGAGCGCGTTACGGGCAAGACGGTCCCTGTTGTCGAGGATGTGCGTCGCCCCGGCGATCCGCCTGCGCTGTTTGCCGACTCCTCCAAGGCGAAAACCGAGCTAGGCTGGACGGTCGAATTTGACACCATCGACAAGATCGTCGAAACAGCTTGGCGCTGGCACTCCGCGCACCCGCGCGGCTACGAAGATTAA
- a CDS encoding protein-disulfide reductase DsbD family protein yields the protein MKRFLRIFALWLTAVAALTAAPQRSQHVEAELVADVTSAQPGEPFWVALRMKMDPHWHTYWVNPGDAGIKTTIEWQDLPEGVTIGDIHWPTPKVFDQAGIMNYVYEDEVFLMMQATVEEGASLSELKLKARADWLECDDQMCVPGGVDLTLDLPVSTESPEASEWSNDLKETREENWPQTLSDAWAASASQSGDQITLTLTPLASAQGHNPGELTFFAVNSYIEPAAEQILTRSDDGILTVVMTKNEFYDGGEPDSLPGVVRAANGWLPDGKVIGLSVDPTLTTATNTAATSGAASGAPTTSDPIIDTPDEGGSWVALIPLAFIGGMILNLMPCVFPVIGLKVMGFVSQAGESHRKVIVHGLVYTLGVLVSFWAIGLLFEPIHQTFVSSGEIEGGWASWLTPKFVTFLIILVFVFSLSLSGLFEIGVSAVGLGSSWSSKAGLVGTFFSGLFAVAVGAPCAAPFLAPVLGALVKTNFLQREILLTVIGLGLAFPYLLFSFFPQLTRKLPRPGAWMETFKQGMAFLLYATVAALVWVLADQVEAYTLLTVLFGLVLAAMGCWVYGRWGTLLKSKGVRTTATIVALALIIGPMAFAFAKISENERREALIAEAKESGAQLDFLVWEKWSPEAVQTLLAQGRPVYIDFTARWCATCQVNKRVYNDVDLVREFQKDNVATLNADWTDHNPEIAKALAEFDRSAVPFNILYIPGREKPVILPELLTDSNVRAALAEIGNESV from the coding sequence ATGAAACGATTTTTGCGAATATTCGCCCTTTGGCTGACTGCGGTCGCGGCTCTGACCGCCGCACCCCAGCGTAGCCAGCATGTGGAGGCCGAGCTGGTCGCCGACGTTACCTCCGCTCAGCCCGGTGAGCCGTTCTGGGTCGCCTTGCGCATGAAGATGGACCCGCATTGGCACACTTATTGGGTCAACCCAGGCGATGCCGGTATCAAGACCACCATCGAGTGGCAGGACTTGCCTGAGGGCGTCACCATCGGCGACATCCATTGGCCGACGCCCAAGGTGTTCGACCAGGCTGGGATCATGAATTACGTCTACGAAGACGAGGTATTCCTGATGATGCAGGCTACGGTGGAGGAGGGCGCTTCGCTTTCTGAGCTTAAGCTGAAGGCGCGCGCCGATTGGCTGGAATGTGATGACCAGATGTGTGTGCCCGGTGGTGTGGATTTGACGCTGGATTTGCCGGTGTCCACCGAGTCGCCCGAGGCTTCTGAGTGGAGCAACGACTTAAAGGAAACGCGCGAAGAAAATTGGCCGCAAACGCTCTCGGATGCCTGGGCTGCCTCGGCGTCGCAGAGTGGGGATCAGATTACGCTGACCCTCACGCCGCTCGCCTCGGCTCAGGGGCACAATCCCGGCGAGCTGACTTTTTTCGCCGTCAATTCCTACATCGAACCGGCGGCAGAGCAGATCCTTACGCGCAGTGATGACGGGATACTCACGGTCGTGATGACGAAAAACGAATTTTATGATGGCGGTGAGCCGGACTCCTTGCCCGGTGTTGTTCGCGCTGCCAACGGCTGGCTTCCCGATGGCAAAGTGATCGGTCTGTCGGTTGACCCAACCCTGACTACCGCTACCAACACCGCCGCGACCTCTGGCGCGGCCAGCGGAGCACCAACCACCAGCGACCCCATTATCGACACCCCCGACGAAGGCGGTTCCTGGGTGGCGCTGATCCCCCTGGCGTTCATTGGCGGGATGATTTTGAACCTGATGCCCTGCGTGTTCCCCGTGATTGGTCTCAAAGTGATGGGCTTTGTCAGCCAGGCAGGGGAATCTCACCGCAAGGTAATTGTCCACGGCCTCGTCTACACGCTGGGCGTGCTGGTTAGCTTCTGGGCGATCGGGCTGCTTTTCGAGCCGATCCACCAGACCTTCGTCAGCTCGGGTGAGATCGAGGGCGGCTGGGCCTCGTGGCTCACGCCAAAATTTGTGACGTTTCTAATCATCCTGGTGTTCGTGTTCAGCCTCAGCCTGAGCGGGCTGTTTGAGATCGGTGTATCCGCCGTTGGCCTGGGTTCTAGCTGGAGTAGTAAAGCTGGACTGGTTGGCACCTTTTTCTCCGGTCTCTTTGCCGTAGCCGTTGGTGCCCCATGCGCCGCGCCGTTTCTGGCCCCCGTGCTGGGTGCGCTGGTGAAGACCAATTTCTTGCAGCGCGAAATCCTGCTCACCGTGATTGGTCTGGGGCTGGCGTTCCCGTATCTGCTGTTTTCCTTTTTCCCGCAGCTCACGCGCAAGCTGCCCCGCCCCGGTGCGTGGATGGAGACTTTCAAGCAAGGCATGGCTTTTCTGCTTTACGCGACGGTTGCGGCGCTCGTCTGGGTGCTGGCCGATCAGGTGGAGGCTTACACGCTGCTCACGGTGCTCTTCGGGCTCGTGCTGGCGGCCATGGGTTGCTGGGTCTATGGCCGTTGGGGAACGCTGCTTAAGTCCAAAGGCGTGCGGACGACGGCGACCATCGTTGCCTTGGCCTTGATCATAGGCCCCATGGCGTTTGCCTTCGCCAAAATCAGCGAAAACGAGCGCCGCGAAGCCCTCATCGCCGAGGCCAAGGAAAGTGGTGCGCAGTTGGACTTCCTGGTCTGGGAAAAGTGGTCGCCGGAGGCTGTGCAAACGCTCCTGGCGCAGGGGCGTCCGGTGTATATCGACTTCACCGCCCGCTGGTGCGCAACCTGCCAGGTTAATAAGCGTGTTTACAACGACGTGGACCTCGTGCGCGAGTTTCAGAAAGATAATGTCGCCACGCTCAATGCAGACTGGACTGACCACAACCCTGAGATCGCCAAGGCGCTGGCGGAGTTTGATCGTAGTGCGGTGCCATTCAACATATTATACATCCCCGGACGTGAAAAGCCGGTGATTTTGCCGGAACTTTTAACCGACTCGAATGTCCGAGCGGCGTTGGCAGAAATTGGCAACGAAAGTGTCTAA
- a CDS encoding UDP-glucuronic acid decarboxylase family protein, whose amino-acid sequence MRVLVTGGAGFLGSHLCERLIDQGHSVICLDNCFTGRKKNIDHLLDSHRFEFMRHDVVDPFKAEVDQIYNLACPASPVHYQYNAIKTIKTSVMGAINCLGLAKRVNARVLQASTSEIYGDPNVHPQPESYWGNVNPIGIRSCYDEGKRCAETLFFDYHRQNKVDIRVMRIFNTYGPRMDPEDGRVVSNFICQALRGEDITIYGDGSQTRSFCYVDDNIEGMMRLMNKDGITGPVNIGNPGEFTIKQLAEKIIELVGGSSKIVYKPLPSDDPKQRRPDITLAKELLDWEPTINLEAGLKKTIPYFDGLLSQGS is encoded by the coding sequence ATGCGAGTTCTCGTTACTGGCGGTGCCGGATTCCTCGGCAGTCATCTCTGTGAAAGATTAATTGACCAAGGTCACAGCGTTATCTGCTTGGATAACTGCTTTACTGGCCGAAAGAAGAACATCGATCACCTGCTCGACAGCCATCGCTTCGAGTTCATGCGCCACGATGTGGTGGACCCCTTTAAGGCCGAGGTTGACCAGATCTACAACCTCGCTTGCCCCGCCTCGCCGGTGCACTACCAATACAACGCGATCAAGACGATTAAGACCTCCGTCATGGGCGCTATCAACTGCCTCGGCCTCGCCAAGCGCGTAAATGCTCGCGTCCTCCAGGCTTCGACCTCGGAAATCTACGGCGATCCCAACGTCCACCCGCAGCCAGAGTCCTACTGGGGCAACGTCAACCCGATCGGCATCCGCTCTTGCTACGACGAGGGCAAGCGCTGCGCCGAAACGCTCTTCTTCGACTACCACCGCCAGAACAAAGTCGACATCCGCGTGATGCGCATCTTCAACACCTACGGTCCGCGCATGGACCCGGAGGACGGCCGTGTGGTCTCCAACTTCATTTGCCAGGCCCTGCGTGGTGAGGACATCACCATCTACGGTGACGGCTCGCAGACGCGCTCCTTCTGCTATGTGGACGACAACATCGAGGGCATGATGCGTCTGATGAACAAGGACGGCATCACCGGCCCGGTCAACATCGGCAACCCCGGCGAATTCACGATCAAGCAGCTCGCGGAGAAGATCATCGAACTCGTCGGCGGCAGCTCCAAGATTGTTTACAAGCCGCTGCCATCGGATGACCCGAAGCAGCGCCGCCCAGATATCACCCTCGCCAAGGAACTCCTCGATTGGGAGCCCACCATCAACCTCGAAGCCGGCCTCAAGAAAACGATCCCATACTTCGACGGCCTGCTCTCGCAGGGCAGCTAG
- the rplS gene encoding 50S ribosomal protein L19, producing MQATLEEVTSDQLDASRLNFKVGDGVRVHTRVREGDKERIQIFAGIVIARKGSGIRETFTVRRISFGEGVEKVFPIHSPNIDQIEVDRESITRKARLYYLRERIGKKATEVKEKRLIEAGRKK from the coding sequence ATGCAAGCCACACTTGAAGAAGTCACCTCGGACCAACTCGACGCCAGCCGCCTAAATTTCAAGGTAGGTGACGGCGTGCGCGTCCACACCCGCGTCCGTGAAGGCGACAAGGAACGTATCCAGATTTTCGCTGGCATCGTTATCGCCCGCAAGGGCTCCGGCATCCGTGAAACGTTCACGGTCCGCCGCATCAGCTTCGGCGAAGGCGTCGAGAAGGTATTCCCGATCCACAGCCCGAACATCGACCAGATCGAAGTCGACCGTGAATCCATCACCCGCAAGGCACGCCTCTACTACCTGCGCGAACGCATTGGCAAGAAGGCGACCGAGGTGAAGGAAAAGCGCCTCATCGAAGCCGGCCGCAAGAAGTAA
- the rplI gene encoding 50S ribosomal protein L9, which yields MNQDVLLLEPVENLGHEGDQVSVKAGYARNFLLPRKLALPVNRANKKHIEALQARKEARLAQEREHAEQVLARLETVSIAIAVKTGEGGKMFGSVTSQDLVDRLKEDGIEVERKQLNLHTPVKTLGKHVTKVKLHPEITYSLEWEVVSENPIEETTEEASEEEEKAEA from the coding sequence ATGAACCAAGACGTTTTACTCCTCGAGCCCGTCGAGAATCTCGGCCACGAAGGCGACCAAGTTTCCGTCAAGGCTGGCTACGCCCGCAATTTCCTGCTTCCGCGCAAGCTGGCCCTGCCAGTCAACCGCGCCAACAAGAAGCACATCGAAGCCCTCCAGGCCCGCAAGGAAGCCCGCCTCGCCCAAGAGCGCGAGCACGCTGAGCAAGTCCTGGCCCGCCTCGAAACCGTTTCCATCGCTATCGCGGTGAAGACCGGTGAAGGCGGCAAGATGTTTGGCTCCGTTACTTCACAGGACCTCGTCGACCGCCTCAAGGAAGACGGCATCGAAGTCGAGCGCAAGCAGCTCAACCTGCACACTCCGGTCAAGACCCTTGGCAAGCACGTCACCAAGGTGAAGCTGCACCCGGAAATCACCTACTCGCTCGAGTGGGAAGTCGTTTCCGAAAACCCGATCGAAGAGACCACCGAGGAAGCTTCCGAAGAGGAAGAAAAGGCCGAAGCCTAA